Proteins encoded in a region of the Prunus persica cultivar Lovell chromosome G4, Prunus_persica_NCBIv2, whole genome shotgun sequence genome:
- the LOC109948611 gene encoding beta-glucosidase 18-like translates to MAYQLENWFFVVPRGLEKMLDYLKQRYNNKPMFITENGYSSPTPQTELQDWNRIKFHKAYMASVARVISGYTTGFGLYYVDRKTLHRTPKLSAGWFASFLRNNSHNDREEIRAASGHNNNIIFSQLDAKVAEM, encoded by the exons ATGGCGTACCAATTGGAGAACTG GTTTTTTGTGGTTCCGAGAGGCTTGGAGAAGATGCTTGATTATCTAAAGCAAAGATACAATAACAAGCCCATGTTTATTACTGAAAACG GATACTCTTCACCAACCCCACAGACTGAACTACAAGATTGGAACAGGATCAAGTTTCACAAAGCTTACATGGCCTCTGTGGCCAGAGTAATAAG TGGATACACCACAGGATTTGGTTTATATTATGTTGATCGAAAAACGCTGCACCGAACTCCAAAGCTTTCTGCAGGATGGTTTGCTAGTTTCCTCAGAAACAATAGTCACAACGACAGGGAAGAAATTAGGGCAGCTTCAGGTCAtaacaataatattatatttagcCAACTGGATGCTAAAGTTGCTGAAATGTAG
- the LOC18778439 gene encoding LOW QUALITY PROTEIN: beta-glucosidase 18 (The sequence of the model RefSeq protein was modified relative to this genomic sequence to represent the inferred CDS: deleted 1 base in 1 codon) produces MELRGGYLFFLYLSSVFFIFSVEEQVQRSQFPDDFFFGASTSSYQVEGAYLEDGKGLSNWDFFTQIPGKIADDDNGEVADDHYNRYLEDIELMHSLGTNAYRFSISWARILPDGMLGSVNPRGIIFYNKLIDNLLSKGIEPFVTIHHNDLPQVLEQRDGGWLSPLLREEFVHFASICFESFGDRVKYWVTINEPNMVADFAYLRGLFPPARCSPPFGNCSTGNSDIEPLIGMHNMLIAHAMAVEIYRTFFWPKQNGFIGIVAHAFMYEPLRDEERDRDAVDRALAFNVAWTFDPVVYGDYPAEMRHCHGLELPRFSAKEKQLLRGSIDFIGVNHYSTLYVKDCIHSPCPSGGDRPIMGFLNTTGYRDGVPIGEPTGLADFFVVPRGMEKIIDYVKQRYNNMPMFVTENGCTLQTQENELEDRDRINFHRSYLASLVRAIRSGADVRGYFVWSVMDNFEWLNGYTKRFGLYYVDRETLERTPKLSAGWFASFLS; encoded by the exons ATGGAGCTCAGGGGAGGCTACCTCTTTTTCTTGTACTTGTCCtctgttttcttcattttctctgtTGAAGAACAAGTCCAAAGGTCTCAATTCCCAGATGACTTCTTCTTTGGTGCATCCACTTCATCTTATCAG gTTGAAGGTGCTTATCTTGAAGATGGTAAGGGCTTAAGCAACTGGGATTTTTTCACTCAAATTCCAG GAAAAATAGCGGATGATGACAATGGAGAAGTTGCAGACGACCATTACAACCGCTACTTG gaagaCATTGAGCTGATGCATTCCTTAGGAACAAATGCATACCGGTTCTCCATTTCCTGGGCTAGAATTCTACCTG ATGGGATGCTGGGCTCAGTCAATCCAAGAGGGATCATCTTTTATAATAAACTTATAGACAATCTTCTAAGCAAAG GAATAGAGCCATTTGTGACAATTCACCACAATGACCTGCCCCAAGTACTAGAACAAAGAGACGGGGGTTGGCTCAGTCCGCTATTAAG GGAAGAGTTTGTACATTTTGCCTCCATATGCTTTGAGAGTTTTGGAGATAGGGTAAAGTACTGGGTTACCATAAATGAGCCCAATATGGTGGCTGATTTTGCCTATCTCAGAGGACTATTTCCACCGGCTCGTTGTTCTCCACCATTTGGCAATTGTTCCACTGGCAATTCTGACATTGAGCCTCTTATTGGAATGCACAACATGTTAATAGCACATGCTATGGCTGTTGAAATTTATCGTACTTTTTTCTGG CCGAAACAAAATGGATTTATAGGAATTGTTGCGCATGCATTCATGTATGAACCGCTTAGGGATGAAGAAAGGGATCGGGATGCTGTTGATAGAGCCTTAGCTTTCAATGTGGCCTG GACATTTGATCCTGTAGTGTATGGAGATTACCCCGCTGAAATGCGCCATTGCCATGGCTTGGAGTTACCAAGGTTTTCCGCCAAAGAGAAACAGCTTTTGAGAGGAAGCATAGATTTTATCGGTGTCAACCACTATTCAACTCTATATGTCAAGGACTGTATTCACTCTCCTTGCCCCTCTGGGGGTGACCGTCCCATCATGGGATTTCTCAACACAACTGGGTATCGAGATGGGGTTCCAATTGGAGAACCG ACTGGACTGGCTGATTTCTTTGTTGTTCCAAGAGGCATGGAGAAGATC ATTGACTATGTTAAGCAAAGATACAATAACATGCCCATGTTTGTGACTGAAAATG GATGCACTTTACAAACACAAGAGAATGAACTAGAAGACAGGGATCGGATCAACTTTCACAGATCTTACCTTGCCTCTTTAGTCAGAGCAATAAG AAGTGGTGCTGATGTACGTGGATACTTCGTTTGGTCCGTGATGGATAATTTTGAATGGCTCAATGGATACACCAAAAGATTTGGCTTATATTATGTTGATCGGGAAACACTTGAGCGAACTCCAAAGCTTTCTGCAGGATGGTTTGCTAGTTTCCTCAGTTGA